A segment of the Filifactor alocis ATCC 35896 genome:
GATGTGGAAGACACCATCAATGCGTATGACTTTTTGATACAGAGGAGAACAGAAGAAGAGATACGATGTTTGAAAAGACACTATATTGAGAGAATTGAAGGGGAATACAAAAAATATCATAGAAATAACAATGCTACGAAGCCTATCAACCAAATGAGAAATCAGATTGCAGATACTTTGTTGGTGAAAGGACAGCAGGATAATGCAGGAATCTATCGTTTAGAAGTTCCGACCGGTGCCGGAAAAACGAAGGCTGTATTGAGATACGCATTGCACCAAATGGACGACAAATCCAAGAACAGATTTGTTTATATTACAGCATTTTTGTCAGTTCTGGAACAAAATGCCGGAGAAATCAAAGCGGTGATAGGGGAAGATGGGGTGTTGGAACACCATTCCAATGTAGATTTGTTCCATGGAACAGATAAGTACAGTAAAGGGAGTTTCGATGAGAAAGAGGATATAGAATATGTTCAGAGGTCTTTTATCGTTGATTCATGGGACAGTCCGGTTGTTCTAACGACAATGGTTCAATTTTTTAGTACGCTGTTCAAGGGAAAATCTGCAAATTTAAGGCGGTTTTCATCTCTTATCAACAGTGTTATCGTCATTGATGAAGTTCAGTCACTACCGATTGAAGTAATGTATTTTTTTAATTTAACAATGAATTTTTTGAGAAATGTAATGAATTGTACCGTGGTACTTTGTACGGCAACGCAACCGATTTATGATGATAAGAGTATCAGACATAAACTCCAATATGGCAGCTTAAGCGAAGAAAACAAAAACGCCGATTTGGTTCTATTATCACAAGAAGATAGAAAATGCTTTGACAGGTATTCGGTGAAGAAGTTTAAGGATAGAACTGTTGACAGTTTGGAGAACAGCCATACTTCCATTGAAGAAGTTTCACAATTTGTGTTTGAAAACAGAGACAAATCAATCTTGATTGTAGTAAATACAAAAGCTGCCGCGGGTAGCATTGTTCGGAGTATAGATGCTTTGAACATACCTGAGAGTGATGTATACTACCTCACTACGAACCTCTGTCCGGCACATCGGAAGAACATCATATCAGAAATAAAAGAACGGCTCTCATTGGGCGACAAAATAATCTGTGTCAGTACACAGTTGATAGAGGCAGGAGTTGATGTTGATTTTGAACTTGTTATGAGATCCTATGCGGGTTTAGATTCGATTGTTCAGGTCGCAGGTCGGTGTAACAGAGAAGGAAAATTACCAAATGGCGGAGAAGTCATCTTGTTCAATCCGGATGAAGGCATTGAACATACCAAAAGAATTCTTGGAATTGCCGATAAAAAGAAAATTACGGAAGAGATTCTTGCACAAAGACATGGAGAAATACAGTTGGGCAGTTTGGTTGAAGAATTCTACACAAGTTATTATTTCAATGAGGCGGATAGTAGCAACAGAATGGAATATCGTCTAAAAAATGATGAATCTTCCCTATTCGATTTGTTCATAAAGGGTGGAGGAATTGTAAAGAGCGATATCAAAAATGAAACGGGGTCTTTGAGAGGACGACTAAGAGAGGTAGCAGATAAATTTCAGCTCATTTCAGATGATACGGAGGGTGTTTTTGTTTTTTATGAAGATGGGATTGAGGATTTGAATGATTTGTTAAGGATTGCGGAACAGAGGATGATTTCTTCACAAGATTGGTTGAAAATAAAACAGCTCATCAGAAAATTGCAACCCTACTCTATCAACATTTATCAGAGCAACAAGTTGAATGAATTTGTGGACAGCTATCTTAACGGATCCATCAAGGTATTACAAAATGATCACTACAATGAAAGATTCGGAGCAAGTGAAGAAATTGATTCTCTTATCATATAAAAATTGGGCTTACGCCCAATCTTTACTGCATTACATTTTTACAATATTTCAATCCACACAATCCAATTGTGATATGGAACATTATAACAAAAAATACAATAAAAAAAAAGAAAGATCAAAAGTTTTCTTTTTCTACTTGACAAATTATTATTATATTTTTACAATGAAGATAAGAAAGGAGGTTATCATGTCAAAAAAGTTGGAAATGGAAAAGTCAAAACATTTTTATATGCGTATCACAGGAGACTATGCCTTATGGGCGGATCCTGCAACAAAAGGCGGTGGTGAGAGAATCAGTTATCAAGTGCCGACAGCACAGGCAATTCAAGGAATCTGTGATGCAGTTTATTTTAAACCGACAATTCGTAATGTTGTCGATGCAATCAAGGTCGTAAATCCGGTAAGATTTCATAGTATGGGATACAGAGCATTGTATGGGGATTTATCTGCGGGTTTGAACTATGTCACGGTTCTGGAAAATGTAGAATATTTGGTGCAATATCACTTCGAATGGAACTTGTATAGACAGGATCTTTCCCGGGACAGAATTATGAAAAAACATGAGACCATTACAGAACGAAGTTTAAGAAAAGGAGGAAGGAGAGATGTATTTTTAGGTGCAAGAGAGTTTCTCGGTTATGTCGAGCAGATTACGGAACAAGAGTATCTGACGGAAAAAACCTTTTATTACGGAAGCGACTTTGATTTGGGCAATATCTTCCACTCTTTCATCTACTCAAATGATGAAACAGAACCTTTGAAATCACTTTTTACACATACAATCATGAGAGATGGAATCATTCAAATCAAACCTCAGGAAGAATGTGAAATTACAAATATCCTTTCCTCTTATACCATCAAAGCACATAAAGGGGTAGTAAGTGTGGACGAGGAATTGAAAGAGTATGGGGAAGGCGGTGAGTCCATATGAGCGTTTTGACCAATTTACTGAGATGTTATGAATACTCTGAAAAAGAAGGTTTGGTAGGAGAGTACAATGGCAATGACGCTGTTCTATTACCGCTGTATCATCAAAGCATAACATCGAAAAAAAATAATGTTTTGAAAGTAACTTTGGATGAAGAAGGACAATTATTAAATGCAGAGTTTGCTGTTGACGGTGAAGTGTATTTGTTTCCAATCACCGAAGATTCCGTTGCACGTTCAAGTGGTGTTGCTCCTCATCCTCTTGAAGATAAAATGCAGTATTGTATTTCAAAAATTGCGGATAAGAAGAAGATTGAAGCTTACCGGAAAGAATTTGATAATTTTTATGATTATGCTGAGCATCCGAAAGTAAAATTATTTTTGAATGCTGTTAAACTCTTTTTGTCGAATGAGAAGAACTATGCTCTGATATTATCCAAATTGCCACTTAAAGATATTGTGGAAACGGGAAAAGGAAAGATAAAATATACCAGTGAGAAGAATAAAAAAACAGAGTATGATTTCAAAGATACTTTTGTATGTTTTGAAGTAAGGTGTCATAACGGCAGCTATTTGAAAGTGAATACTTTTTCTGAAATGCAAGAAGAATTTGTTAGCTATATTGATGATAGGTATGAACGAGAAGGAACCCTTAGTATTTGTAACATCAGCGGGACGAAAGAGACCATTACAGAGAAACACAGAGGGTTGATGGGGACTGCTAAGGTAATTTCGGTCAGCAATAATAAAGAAACCTATTTCGGAAGATTTCATAATGGCAGCGATATTATCAGAGTTGGCAGAAAGAGTTCAGAAAAGATTCATTTGATGCTGAAATTCTTGTTGGAGAATCGCAATAGTCATATCCATTTGGCAGATACATTATTTTTGGTGAACTGGTTTTCGGGAGATATCAAAAATACCATGGCGTTTGATTTGACCGGCAGTGACATGGATGACGATATGGAAGAGGAAGGAAAAAATCCTGTTTCAGAATCCAACAAAGAGATTAGCAGAGCATTTATAAGAGGGACAGGAAAGCTGAATCCGGAAGAACAGTATTATATAATGCTTGTAGATAAGTCAAGTAACGGTAGGATGTCTATCAGATACTATAAAGAAATGCCGAACTCCCAGTTGATTGAAAATCTTCAATCATGGCAGAAAAAATATATTTGGGAACAGTGGAAGCAAGCAAAAGAAACTTATGTTGAATATGTACCGAGTTTACATTATATTCTTTTGGCATCGTATGGAATTGAACGAAATAAAATATTGGTAATAGATGACGGAAAATTTAAGAAAGATCAATTTCAAAATTTGGTGACCGCTTTAGTGGAAGGCAAAAGCGTTCCGTCCAATATCAAAAATGCCTTGGCTCAAAATATCAGAAACAGGCAAAAATACAGTGAAAAATGGAGATTTATGTTATTGGTAAGTTTGGCAATCCTTAGCGAAGGAAGAAAGGAGTATCAAGAAATGAGAGAAGAGAGTCATCAAACGAGATCGTATCTGTATGGACGACTTCTTGCTATTTATGAGGGATTGGAGGAGGCGGTTTTGCGCGATCAACAACGCAGTTCACTCGCTTCATCAGACGATTCAAGCAAAAAATCGAAGATTAGAGCGACGAATGCATTAAGGTATTGGAATTCTTTTGTAAACAAGCCGGATACCACGATGAAAACATTGGAATTGGCTACAAAATACTGTGCAAGTTATATATTGTCTTCAAACAAACCGGATTATTTAGTTGGAGTTCTCATCAAGACAGAAAAAGCCAAAAGTGAGATTTTTGAACTTCTTGATACACAAGAAAACAGAAAATATAAAACTAATACACAGTTGGATAACGATTTTATTTTTGGATACTATGCTCAGAAAAAAGATTTGTATACAAAGAAGGAGAATGATGATGAATAAGGTAGATTTTATAATGACTTTTACAGTACAAAATGCAAATGTCAACGGAGATCCTTTGTCAGGAAACAGACCGAGAATGGATTCAAACGGATTGGGAGAAGTATCGGATGTATGTTTGAAAAGAAAGATAAGAAATAGACTTCAAGATAACGGGAATGCAATATTTGTTCAATCAAGAGAAAGAACAGAAGACGGATACACTTCTCTTGAAAAAAGATATGCAGCTCATTTTAAAAAAACGATGTCTGATGAAGAGGTTGAAAAAGGATTTCATGAAAAATGGATTGATGTGAGAGCCTTTGGGCAGGTAATTACTTATGATAAGCGTTCCATCGGTATCAGAGGGCCGATATCTATCGGAATCGCAAAGTCTTTGGAGCCTATCACTATTGAGGATATGCAAATTACAAAAAGTGTGAATGGAATGGAACAAAAAAATCCGAATGATAGAGCACCTGACACCTTGGGGATGAAACATTTTGTTGAATTCGGGACTTATGTCGTACATGGAGCTGTCAATTCCTATTTTGCTGAAAAAACAGGATTCAATGAAAAGGATTTGGAAGAGTTCAAAGCAGCACTGAAAACAATTTTTGTGAATGATGCATCTTCAGCAAGACCCGACGGTTCTATAGAAGTAAAACAAATCTTTTGGTTTGAACATTCCTGCAAGGTTGGGGACGTGTCCAGCGCAAAGATAAAATCTCTATTAAAATGGGATAAAGAAGACAAAGAACATCGTTGCTATGAAGACTATCATATTCATATTGATGAGAATGCATTGAAAGAATATGAAAAGCTGGGATTGAAACTGACAGTGATAGAAGGACTGTAAACATGTATAATGAAGATGATTATCTCATGTTAAGTGGGATTCAGCATTACTATTTTTGTAAACGACAATGGGCACTGATTCATATTGAGCAACAGTGGGCTGAGAATCAAAGCACAATGGAAGGGAACTATCTTCATGAAAAAGCGGATATGCCGTTTTTAAAAGAAAAACGAAGAGGTTTTTTGATGAGTCGTGCGGTTCCTGTGTCATCCAAAAGATTAGGACTTAGTGGAGTGATAGATGTGATAGAATTTCAAAAATCTGATCATGGGATAAAGCTAAATCGCCACAAGGGGACATGGTTTCCGGAGATTATTGAATATAAACGAGGAAAAGAGAAACCGGATGAAAGAGACATCGTTCAGCTTTGTGCCCAAGTAATTTGTTTGGAAGAAAAATGGGACATAAAGATAGATAAGTCATACCTCTATTACTTTAAAACGAATAAACGGCTTGAAGTTTCAATAACAGATGAGCTTAGAAAAAAAGTGATTGAGATTTCAAATGATATGCATCATTTGTATCATCAACAAAAGATTCCCCCGGCAGAATTTTTTAAAAATTGTCAATTATGTTCGTTATACGATATTTGTATGCCAAGGATTACAAAAAGGAAGGCATCGGTTGAACATTATTTATATGAGGATGAAACATGAAAAAATTACTGAATACGTTGTATGTAACAAAAGAACAAGCCTATTTATCAAAAGACGGTCAAAATGTTGTGATTACCGAAGATGGAGTACAAATCGGCAGATATCCGATTCATATTTTGAACGATATTATCTGCTTCAGCTATCTTGGAGTCAGTCCGGCTCTGATGAGGCTCTGTTCAGAAAATAATATAGGAATTTCCTTTTTAACACCACAAGGTCAGTTTTGTGGCAGAGTCATCGGAAAAGAAAACGGGAATGTTTTGCTAAGAAGAGAACAGTATCGAATGGCAGATTCTGAAACATCAGTAGGTTTTGTTCGAAATATTATTTATGCAAAAGGTTTGAACTCAAAACGAATTTTGAGAAGATGTCTTTTAGATCACAAAGATAAGGTAAATTCTAAAAAATTTGAAGAAAATATAGCAAAAATAGATGGCTGTCTTGCAAAAATAAAAGAATCTGACGAGAAAGATACCATCAGAGGCTATGAGGGAATCGTTGCAAAAACATATTTTGATTGTTTTGATGAGCTTATTTTACAACAAAAGTCAGACTTTTATTTTAACGAGAGAAGTAAAAGGCCTCCCGAAGACAATGTAAATTCTATGTTATCTTTGTTATATACTCTATTGGCACATGATGTCGGTTCTGCGCTTTCAGCAGTTGGTATCGACAGTTACGTAGGATTTATGCATACGGACAGACCGGGACGCATGTCAATGGCACTTGATATGATGGAAGAATTAAGAGGCTTTATGGTCGATCGCACAGTTCTGACGATGATTAACTTAAAGATTGTGAAAGAAAATGATTTTGAGAAAAAAGAGAGCGGTGCAGTGTTAATCAAAGACTCCGGCAGGAAAAAAATAATCGAATATTGGCAGAAGAGAAAGCAAACAGAAATCGTTCATCCGTACCTCAAAGAAAAAGTGAAGATTGGGTTATTGCCACATGTACAATCCATGTTGTTAAACAGATATATCAGAGGTGATCTTGAGTCATATCCGCCATTTATCATAAAGGAGTAGCAAATGTTAGTGATTATTGCTTATGATGTTGAAACTTCTACACAAGAAGGAAGAACAAGGTTGAGAAAAGTTGCAAAACTTTGTGTGAATTATGGGCAAAGAGTCCAGAATTCAGTGTTTGAGTGTAGTGTTGATCCGGCACAATTGGTCAAAATCAAACATCAACTTGAGAAAATGATTGATCCCGATTCAGATAATATAAGAATATATCATATGGGAAAAAATTGGGAAAGAAAGATAGAAACCTTAGGGAAAAGTGAATCCTATAATCCTGATAGCGGGGTTCTGTTTGTTTAGAATGCATCAGTGTAATGAATAAGATTATTTAGAGAACCTGTGTTACACATTTTTTGATATAGGATTCAAGTAAAAAGTAATAGAAAAAGAGTTTTTTTTCACTATTGATTGAATCAAAATTGTTGTTAAAAATATATAGCCGTAATAAATGATACAATATATTGCGGTCGCGTCCCACAGGGGCGCGTGGATTGAAATATAACCTCACCGAATCCATCAATCAAAGAGGATTGGTCGCGTCCCACAGGGGCGCGTGGATTGAAATGTTTGAATCTGCTATGAAAAGCCTAACTGATTGCAGTCGCGTCCCACAGGGGCGCGTGGATTGAAATTTTTTTACATTTTTTACATTTTACATATACTTTTTGTCGCGTCCCACAGGGGCGCGTGGATTGAAATCACCAATGCAACTCCTCGATGTTTAAGTCTATCCCGTAGTCGCGTCCCACAGGGGCGCGTGGATTGAAATAAATAAAATTGATACTCTAAAATCGCTTGAGATTGGGTCGCGTCCCACAGGGGCGCGTGGATTGAAATTTGAGACGATTGAAAACCTAAACGGACAGCCTGCATGTCGCGTCCCACAGGGGCGCGTGGATTGAAATGTTTTCTGTTCCAGTAATCTTATATCCAAATTTCCGTCGCGTCCCACAGGGGCGCGTGGATTGAAATCAGATCAATCAGCTATTTTGACAAAATAGTATATGGGTCGCGTCCCACAGGGGCGCGTGGATTGAAATTTTTATTGCACCTCTCTTCCAGTGTATCAAGTCTGTCGCGTCCCACAGGGGCGCGTGGATTGAAATCAATTTATGAATTCTATCGGGATTCGGAAAATCAAAGTCGCGTCCCACAGGGGCGCGTGGATTGAAATCGGTAATATTCAAAGAAACACCCTGAAATGTATGTCGCGTCCCACAGGGGCGCGTGGATTGAAATTTTATATCTATCCTGATCGTCTACTCTCGAGTGGTCGCGTCCCACAGGGGCGCGTGGATTGAAATGTTCATAAATCACCTCTTAATATAAAATATGAGCAACGTCGCGTCCCACAGGGGCGCGTGGATTGAAATCTGTTAAAACAATTGATTCTTCAATATTTCCATCGGTCGCGTCCCACAGGGGCGCGTGGATTGAAATAATAACATTGTCTTCGATATCCGCCAACGTAATATCGTCGCGTCCCACAGGGGCGCGTGGATTGAAATCAAATTGACCGTATCATTGCGGGATTTGGTGGAATTGTCGCGTCCCACAGGGGCGCGTGGATTGAAATTACCATAGAGTTCGGATACTGTGAGAGTGAGAGGTCGCGTCCCACAGGGGCGCGTGGATTGAAATTTTTAGCGGATAACATATTGACTTCTTCATACATCTGCCGTCGCGTCCCACAGGGGCGCGTGGATTGAAATTTACAATCATACTTGCGTTATCAGGCATATACGTCGCGTCCCACAGGGGCGCGTGGATTGAAATTTAATCATCGCTAAATTCCATAACTCTACTGTAGGTCGCGTCCCACAGGGGCGCGTGGATTGAAATCATACACCAAAAAGGTTTTGCCGTCTAAAATATATAGTCGCGTCCCACAGGGGCGCGTGGATTGAAATCGGAGTACTGTCCTGCTTTACCTGCTTGGCCTAAGTCGCGTCCCACAGGGGCGCGTGGATTGAAATGCTTATCAACAATCAAGAGGTGGACGAAGAGGTGGCGGTGGACGTCGCGTCCCACAGGGGCGCGTGGATTGAAATAAATCCTCTCCGTTTCCCAGCAACTGAAAAAGCTTGTCGCGTCCCACAGGGGCGCGTGGATTGAAATTTTGCCTCTGCTAAAGTTACTGGCATAATAAATCATCCGTCGCGTCCCACAGGGGCGCGTGGATTGAAATGTTGCGTCTTGCAAGTTCGTTGATAGCTTCCTCGTGTCGCGTCCCACAGGGGCGCGTGGATTGAAATACTTATTGCTGTTTTATCCATTGTGTCTGATTTTTGAGTCGCGTCCCACAGGGGCGCGTGGATTGAAATTGTTGATATGTCAGATGTCGGAAGTAATACAACAAAGTCGCGTCCCACAGGGGCGCGTGGATTGAAATAGCAAATTCTTAGCCGGAACGTATATTAATATGGCAACGTCGCGTCCCACAGGGGCGCGTGGATTGAAATGCAATACACCCATGAAAGTTTTGTTGCCGGAACGGTATGTCGCGTCCCATAGGGGCGCGTGGGTTGAAATTTTTTTACAAAACGTATTAAATCTATCACTTTCGTCGCGTCCCATAGGGGCGCGTGGGTTGAAATATTTGTTTTTATGTCATTTGTAGTTTTAACATTAAGTCGCGTCCCACAGGGGCGCGTGGATTGAAATCGTTCGTGCAACGGCTAAAGGGTTTGCGGTCGGTGTCGCGTCCCACAGGGGCGCGTGGATTGAAATTTCTCTTACAATTTCCAGTTCAGATTTTGGAATTTGTCGCGTCCCACAGGGGCGCGTGGATTGAAATTTATGAAAGATAGAAAAAGGGGTTTTGAAAAAATGTGTCATGTCCCATAGGGGCACGTGGATTTGAAATATCATTAACTATGATGTAAAATATTGTTTATGAATAAAAGCACAGGGAAGAAGATGAGATGTTTGGTTAGAATATGGTATTTTTTGGGCCTACCTTCCAAAAAGAAAGAGAGTTGTGATTGATGAGAAAAACAGAATTTCGATGTAATAAGTATTCGCCGGGCGTATTGTATATGATGGTAATAGTAGGAGTTGCAACGGGGCTGTTGCTTTTTTACGGATTTCTTGTTGTTTCGGGCATCAACAAAGGTCCGTACGATGGACCGATATACTTCCAAGACAACCCAAGACATGCAATTTATTTGATATTCTCTTTGATTCCGATTGCGATGGGATTGCCGGCATGGATTGCCAAAAAATATTGGAGCAGTAAAGAGGAAGAAGGACAGCTTGAACTGTATGATGAGTATGCTGTGTTGTATTGGAAAAACAAAGAATTCAAAATTGAAAAGGGAGAATTACAGATAAAGATTCCGGAGCCACAAGCTATTTGGTATTCCACCTATCTATTGCAATTTCCGGGACACAGAATTGTATTGGTCAACTCCTTGAAAGAAGGCAAAGAAAAGAGAAGAGGGGCTTGTTCTTTGGATATTGCAATATCTGAACTTTCGCCTTACAAAAAATTAAAAAAAAGAAAGCAGAAAGACAGAGCTGTTTTCAATTTTCATGGAATCCGTATTGTGTTTG
Coding sequences within it:
- a CDS encoding CRISPR-associated helicase/endonuclease Cas3 — translated: MHNSSNLLAHYDRENQKEQLLTNHLLNTATIASDIGKEIGMGNLCFLLGVLHDSGKADIQFQTMLKNMPGSKNIRVIHSTAGAYFLFETKYNRNLEDRKESKSYNEFIEVCMYVIEAHHGLFDIVGKRDEDGFSGMDYVNKIFERVEHYQADSRYDKEKLKHFIDNEVALIVKSELGFDSIEELIDSAFQEYHHIMEQFTKNYVPFESESEKNRKRNKNHKLKERRFFDMMLVRLLLSIIKTADVEDTINAYDFLIQRRTEEEIRCLKRHYIERIEGEYKKYHRNNNATKPINQMRNQIADTLLVKGQQDNAGIYRLEVPTGAGKTKAVLRYALHQMDDKSKNRFVYITAFLSVLEQNAGEIKAVIGEDGVLEHHSNVDLFHGTDKYSKGSFDEKEDIEYVQRSFIVDSWDSPVVLTTMVQFFSTLFKGKSANLRRFSSLINSVIVIDEVQSLPIEVMYFFNLTMNFLRNVMNCTVVLCTATQPIYDDKSIRHKLQYGSLSEENKNADLVLLSQEDRKCFDRYSVKKFKDRTVDSLENSHTSIEEVSQFVFENRDKSILIVVNTKAAAGSIVRSIDALNIPESDVYYLTTNLCPAHRKNIISEIKERLSLGDKIICVSTQLIEAGVDVDFELVMRSYAGLDSIVQVAGRCNREGKLPNGGEVILFNPDEGIEHTKRILGIADKKKITEEILAQRHGEIQLGSLVEEFYTSYYFNEADSSNRMEYRLKNDESSLFDLFIKGGGIVKSDIKNETGSLRGRLREVADKFQLISDDTEGVFVFYEDGIEDLNDLLRIAEQRMISSQDWLKIKQLIRKLQPYSINIYQSNKLNEFVDSYLNGSIKVLQNDHYNERFGASEEIDSLII
- the cas7c gene encoding type I-C CRISPR-associated protein Cas7/Csd2, with amino-acid sequence MNKVDFIMTFTVQNANVNGDPLSGNRPRMDSNGLGEVSDVCLKRKIRNRLQDNGNAIFVQSRERTEDGYTSLEKRYAAHFKKTMSDEEVEKGFHEKWIDVRAFGQVITYDKRSIGIRGPISIGIAKSLEPITIEDMQITKSVNGMEQKNPNDRAPDTLGMKHFVEFGTYVVHGAVNSYFAEKTGFNEKDLEEFKAALKTIFVNDASSARPDGSIEVKQIFWFEHSCKVGDVSSAKIKSLLKWDKEDKEHRCYEDYHIHIDENALKEYEKLGLKLTVIEGL
- the cas2 gene encoding CRISPR-associated endonuclease Cas2, with translation MLVIIAYDVETSTQEGRTRLRKVAKLCVNYGQRVQNSVFECSVDPAQLVKIKHQLEKMIDPDSDNIRIYHMGKNWERKIETLGKSESYNPDSGVLFV
- the cas5c gene encoding type I-C CRISPR-associated protein Cas5c — encoded protein: MSKKLEMEKSKHFYMRITGDYALWADPATKGGGERISYQVPTAQAIQGICDAVYFKPTIRNVVDAIKVVNPVRFHSMGYRALYGDLSAGLNYVTVLENVEYLVQYHFEWNLYRQDLSRDRIMKKHETITERSLRKGGRRDVFLGAREFLGYVEQITEQEYLTEKTFYYGSDFDLGNIFHSFIYSNDETEPLKSLFTHTIMRDGIIQIKPQEECEITNILSSYTIKAHKGVVSVDEELKEYGEGGESI
- the cas1c gene encoding type I-C CRISPR-associated endonuclease Cas1c, with the translated sequence MKKLLNTLYVTKEQAYLSKDGQNVVITEDGVQIGRYPIHILNDIICFSYLGVSPALMRLCSENNIGISFLTPQGQFCGRVIGKENGNVLLRREQYRMADSETSVGFVRNIIYAKGLNSKRILRRCLLDHKDKVNSKKFEENIAKIDGCLAKIKESDEKDTIRGYEGIVAKTYFDCFDELILQQKSDFYFNERSKRPPEDNVNSMLSLLYTLLAHDVGSALSAVGIDSYVGFMHTDRPGRMSMALDMMEELRGFMVDRTVLTMINLKIVKENDFEKKESGAVLIKDSGRKKIIEYWQKRKQTEIVHPYLKEKVKIGLLPHVQSMLLNRYIRGDLESYPPFIIKE
- the cas8c gene encoding type I-C CRISPR-associated protein Cas8c/Csd1, which encodes MSVLTNLLRCYEYSEKEGLVGEYNGNDAVLLPLYHQSITSKKNNVLKVTLDEEGQLLNAEFAVDGEVYLFPITEDSVARSSGVAPHPLEDKMQYCISKIADKKKIEAYRKEFDNFYDYAEHPKVKLFLNAVKLFLSNEKNYALILSKLPLKDIVETGKGKIKYTSEKNKKTEYDFKDTFVCFEVRCHNGSYLKVNTFSEMQEEFVSYIDDRYEREGTLSICNISGTKETITEKHRGLMGTAKVISVSNNKETYFGRFHNGSDIIRVGRKSSEKIHLMLKFLLENRNSHIHLADTLFLVNWFSGDIKNTMAFDLTGSDMDDDMEEEGKNPVSESNKEISRAFIRGTGKLNPEEQYYIMLVDKSSNGRMSIRYYKEMPNSQLIENLQSWQKKYIWEQWKQAKETYVEYVPSLHYILLASYGIERNKILVIDDGKFKKDQFQNLVTALVEGKSVPSNIKNALAQNIRNRQKYSEKWRFMLLVSLAILSEGRKEYQEMREESHQTRSYLYGRLLAIYEGLEEAVLRDQQRSSLASSDDSSKKSKIRATNALRYWNSFVNKPDTTMKTLELATKYCASYILSSNKPDYLVGVLIKTEKAKSEIFELLDTQENRKYKTNTQLDNDFIFGYYAQKKDLYTKKENDDE
- the cas4 gene encoding CRISPR-associated protein Cas4 codes for the protein MYNEDDYLMLSGIQHYYFCKRQWALIHIEQQWAENQSTMEGNYLHEKADMPFLKEKRRGFLMSRAVPVSSKRLGLSGVIDVIEFQKSDHGIKLNRHKGTWFPEIIEYKRGKEKPDERDIVQLCAQVICLEEKWDIKIDKSYLYYFKTNKRLEVSITDELRKKVIEISNDMHHLYHQQKIPPAEFFKNCQLCSLYDICMPRITKRKASVEHYLYEDET